In Streptomyces sp. Li-HN-5-11, the sequence CGGCCTCGACCGGGACATCTGGCAGTGCCCGGTGGTGCTGCTCGCGGACGTCCGCAGCGTCGGCGTCCAGGGCGACGGCCGCACCTACGGCCACCCGATCGTCCTGCGCCCGGTCTCCTCCGAGGACGCCATGACCGCCGACTGGTCCCGGCTGCCGTACGAGGTGCTCGCGAAGATCTCCACGCGGATCACGAACGAGGTGCGGGACGTCAACCGTGTCGTGCTCGATGTGACGAGCAAGCCGCCGGGCACCATCGAGTGGGAGTGAGCCATCGCCTCGCACCCGATACCCGACGTCATCTGTCGGGTATCGGGTGCGTGCGTCGTTTTTGCGTGCGTCATTTTTACGAACCAGCGCTGTCATCCTGGCCTGACCGACGGTAACTTCCGGCGCGTAAGGACACCCAGTGCCGGAGGACCCATGCACGGCCCCACTCCGCCCCCGCCCCTGCCCACCGACAAGCTGCGGTTCGCGATGCCGCCGATGCACGAGTCGGTCGAGGACGAGCGCAGGCACCGCAAGGAGCGGCTCGCCGGCGCGCTGCGGATCTTCGGCCGGTACGGCTTCGAGGACGGCGTCTCCGGACACATCACCGCCCGTGACCCCGAGTTCAGCGACTGCTTCTGGGTCAACCCCTTCGGGCTGCCGTTCAAGCACGTCACCGTCAGCGACCTCGTGCTCACCAACCAGGACGGGCAGGTGATCGACGGCCGCTATCACGTCAACCAGGCCGCCTTCACCGTGCACGCCCAGGTGCACGCGGCCCGCCCGGACGTGGTCGCCGTCGCCCACTGCCACTCCGTGCACGGCCGGGCGCTGGCGGCGCTGGGCGAGCTCCTCGACCCCATCACCCAGGAGAGCTGCGCCTTCTACGAGGACCACGCCCTCTACGACGCGTACACCGGTGTCACCGTCGACGCGGAGGAGGGCCGCCGGATCGCGGCCGCGCTGGGTTCCCGCAAGGCGCTGGTGCTGCGCAACCACGGGCTGCTGACGGTCGGCGACTCGGTGGACGCGGCGGCCTGGT encodes:
- a CDS encoding class II aldolase/adducin family protein, with translation MHGPTPPPPLPTDKLRFAMPPMHESVEDERRHRKERLAGALRIFGRYGFEDGVSGHITARDPEFSDCFWVNPFGLPFKHVTVSDLVLTNQDGQVIDGRYHVNQAAFTVHAQVHAARPDVVAVAHCHSVHGRALAALGELLDPITQESCAFYEDHALYDAYTGVTVDAEEGRRIAAALGSRKALVLRNHGLLTVGDSVDAAAWWFLSMERSAQVQLTARAAGRPVLIDHKLAVATREQLGGDLVAWINYQPLWQDVSRSEPDLLS